In a genomic window of Methanomassiliicoccus sp.:
- a CDS encoding radical SAM protein, translating into MSLGRRWAELTGKGLPQGVWKFDGQGPLAHHRFHLRVDSNQKGMLIIDAAHLVKLNGTALDYVRCLLEGRSEESMYSYMSHRYKNLDRATASSHYVLIREQLEQFLRGDADVVNIIGSDQPTKGADDYPAPYRMDLVLTYRCQNSCGHCYNEPRELTELSAEQWHRIIARTWKLGIPHIIFTGGEPTMVPFLGDLIARSEEYGQVTGLVTNGRNLQAPGYLNGLVTKGLDHVQITVLSHREEVHDRLAGCAGAWKETIEGLKMALKEDLYVSTNTTIMSSNLEDMEGTARFLLDLGVKNISFNSIIRSGKGVGTNGVDCAALEKTLIRMKELVEGAGARIIWFTPTPYCELNPVNLGLGIKQCTACSLNMAVEPDGTVLPCQSYYRPLGNILRDQWANIWNHELCKEIRSRGFLDEECSKCAMVDTCGGGCPLAREHGDYSCLNVH; encoded by the coding sequence ATGTCCCTGGGACGCCGCTGGGCCGAGCTGACCGGCAAAGGCCTTCCTCAAGGGGTGTGGAAATTCGATGGACAGGGGCCGCTGGCCCACCATCGCTTCCACCTGCGGGTGGACTCGAACCAGAAGGGCATGCTGATAATCGACGCGGCTCACCTGGTGAAGCTGAACGGTACCGCCCTGGACTATGTCCGTTGCCTGCTGGAGGGCCGCTCCGAGGAGAGCATGTATAGCTACATGTCCCACCGCTACAAGAACCTCGATCGGGCCACCGCCTCGAGCCACTATGTGCTCATCAGGGAGCAACTGGAACAGTTCCTCCGAGGAGATGCTGATGTAGTTAACATCATCGGCTCCGACCAGCCTACCAAGGGTGCGGACGATTATCCCGCTCCGTACCGCATGGACCTGGTCCTCACATATAGGTGCCAGAACAGTTGTGGTCATTGCTATAACGAGCCGCGTGAACTCACAGAGCTGAGCGCCGAGCAGTGGCACCGGATTATCGCCCGGACCTGGAAATTGGGTATCCCGCACATAATCTTCACCGGGGGTGAGCCGACCATGGTACCTTTCCTCGGCGACCTCATAGCGCGCTCCGAGGAATACGGGCAGGTGACCGGACTGGTGACCAACGGCCGCAACCTGCAGGCCCCCGGGTACCTCAACGGCCTGGTGACCAAAGGCCTGGACCATGTACAGATCACCGTGCTGTCGCACCGCGAGGAGGTCCACGACCGTCTCGCCGGGTGCGCAGGGGCCTGGAAGGAGACCATCGAAGGATTGAAGATGGCGCTCAAGGAAGACCTCTATGTCAGTACCAACACCACTATCATGTCCTCGAACCTGGAGGATATGGAAGGGACCGCCAGGTTCCTCCTCGACCTCGGGGTGAAGAACATCTCGTTCAACAGCATCATCCGATCAGGAAAAGGGGTGGGCACGAACGGGGTGGACTGTGCGGCCCTGGAGAAGACCCTGATCCGGATGAAGGAGCTCGTCGAAGGAGCAGGAGCGAGGATCATCTGGTTTACGCCAACTCCTTACTGCGAGCTAAACCCCGTGAACCTAGGGCTGGGCATCAAGCAATGCACCGCCTGCTCTCTGAATATGGCTGTGGAGCCGGACGGAACAGTACTGCCCTGTCAAAGCTACTATCGGCCGCTGGGCAACATCCTGAGGGACCAGTGGGCGAACATCTGGAATCACGAGCTGTGCAAGGAGATCAGGAGCCGGGGGTTCCTGGACGAAGAATGCTCGAAATGCGCCATGGTGGACACCTGCGGCGGCGGATGTCCTCTTGCCAGGGAGCACGGGGACTACTCCTGCCTCAATGTACATTGA
- a CDS encoding ABC transporter permease, producing the protein MTSNANARPHDASADHMALEAKGPITYLGSFLKKALVITELEALKLRHDPSELLTRAIQPVLWLLVFGEVLTQVRAIPTGDIPYIDFMTPGVLAQSVLFISIFYGISIVWERDLGIVQKFLASPAPRTAIVAGKALSAGLRSLSQALIVFILALLIGVSVILNPLNLLLVVLVVLLGAAIFSTLSLIIACMVKTRDRFMGIGQMITMPLFFASNAIYPISLMPDWLKLIAYVNPLTYVVDALRGLMVVGGVSEYGILTDLIILVAVAAALIGIGGRLYARVGQ; encoded by the coding sequence GTGACATCCAACGCGAACGCCAGACCGCACGACGCCTCGGCTGACCACATGGCCCTGGAGGCAAAAGGTCCGATCACATACCTCGGATCTTTCCTCAAGAAGGCTCTGGTCATTACCGAGCTGGAGGCGCTTAAGCTGCGGCATGACCCCTCCGAGCTGCTCACGAGGGCTATCCAGCCGGTGCTATGGCTGCTGGTCTTCGGCGAGGTGCTCACCCAGGTGCGGGCCATTCCCACAGGCGACATACCGTACATCGACTTCATGACTCCAGGGGTGCTGGCCCAAAGCGTCCTATTCATTTCCATCTTCTACGGGATATCGATAGTGTGGGAACGTGATCTGGGCATTGTCCAGAAGTTCCTGGCTTCTCCCGCTCCCCGGACCGCAATCGTCGCGGGCAAAGCCCTTTCCGCCGGCCTCCGCAGTCTGTCCCAGGCGCTGATCGTGTTTATTCTCGCTCTGCTCATCGGGGTTTCTGTCATCCTCAATCCCCTGAACCTTCTGCTCGTCGTCCTAGTCGTGCTCCTAGGAGCGGCGATATTCTCGACCTTGTCCTTGATTATCGCCTGCATGGTAAAGACCAGGGACAGGTTCATGGGCATCGGCCAGATGATCACCATGCCCCTGTTCTTCGCCAGCAATGCGATCTACCCCATCTCCCTGATGCCCGATTGGCTGAAGCTCATCGCCTATGTGAACCCCCTGACCTATGTGGTCGATGCGCTGAGGGGACTGATGGTAGTGGGCGGGGTGAGCGAGTACGGCATCCTAACCGACCTAATTATCCTGGTGGCGGTGGCCGCTGCCCTGATAGGCATCGGTGGACGGCTCTATGCTCGGGTGGGGCAATAA
- a CDS encoding SDR family NAD(P)-dependent oxidoreductase, whose protein sequence is MKGRTVAVTGATSGIGRATAEALSRMGASLILSGRSEKRLSAIGEDIGRETGSVPILLPADLSCMDEVRRLAAEIRRNASRLNVLINNAGTIVGDRRQTTDGHEYTFALDHLAPFLLTNLLLDLLISSAPSRIVTVSSSAHHFGRIHFDDIGMEHGYTPFMAYAQAKLANVLFTYELARRLGGTGVTANCLDPGPVRTRFGNEATGLLRIGLVVIRPFELSPSRGARTSIFLASSPEVADVTGRYFVRRRPRRSSSSSYDREVARRLWAISADLAGLDGRPGPERSKHL, encoded by the coding sequence ATGAAAGGGAGGACCGTAGCGGTCACCGGTGCGACATCGGGGATCGGCAGGGCGACCGCGGAGGCCTTGTCTCGGATGGGCGCATCCTTGATATTATCGGGCCGCAGCGAGAAGAGGCTGTCAGCCATCGGGGAGGACATCGGGCGGGAGACCGGGTCTGTCCCCATACTCCTGCCGGCTGACCTCTCGTGCATGGACGAAGTGAGGCGACTGGCGGCGGAGATAAGAAGAAATGCATCCCGGCTGAATGTCCTTATCAACAACGCCGGTACGATCGTGGGGGACCGTCGGCAGACAACGGATGGTCATGAGTACACCTTCGCCCTGGACCACCTAGCGCCTTTCCTTCTGACAAACCTTCTGCTAGACCTGCTCATCTCATCGGCCCCGTCAAGGATAGTCACCGTGAGCTCGTCCGCACATCACTTCGGCCGGATTCACTTCGACGACATAGGGATGGAACATGGGTACACACCCTTCATGGCTTATGCTCAAGCCAAGCTCGCAAATGTTCTGTTCACCTATGAGCTGGCGCGACGACTGGGGGGGACTGGCGTCACCGCCAACTGTTTAGATCCTGGGCCTGTGCGAACCAGGTTCGGCAATGAGGCCACCGGTCTGCTACGGATCGGCCTTGTGGTCATCAGGCCGTTCGAACTGAGCCCGAGCAGGGGGGCACGGACCTCCATCTTTCTCGCTTCCTCTCCCGAGGTGGCGGACGTCACCGGCCGATACTTCGTTCGACGGCGCCCTCGTCGCTCCTCATCCTCGTCCTACGATAGAGAGGTGGCGCGTAGACTATGGGCGATCAGCGCCGACCTGGCCGGTCTGGACGGACGGCCGGGACCGGAGCGGAGTAAGCATCTTTAA
- a CDS encoding sulfurtransferase: MQDRPYPQGNEKVKWVSTAWLEDHLDDRMLIVDAQPNIHDYIAEHLPGAVFLNEEFLRAAKRGLCGQFMCLKAVEPYYQRAGVRNDTPVLVYTGKGAVKGWGDGLEQTMMAYGLTRYGHDHVYILDGGMDKWKTEGRPLSQEFPKRETGNFKGETRDYFIPYKDFVETKDRDDVILLDARPSAVYEGKGPWRKGGHIPGAVNLPWASLMSPDNTRLLKSKGEIEDRVEQVGATKDKMVICSCGTGREATNEFNLFKWYLGFPRVKLHEGAFTEWTSYPDNATVMGKNPR, translated from the coding sequence ATGCAGGACCGACCATATCCTCAGGGGAATGAGAAGGTGAAGTGGGTGTCCACCGCATGGCTGGAGGACCATCTAGACGACCGGATGCTCATCGTTGACGCCCAGCCCAACATCCACGATTACATAGCCGAGCACCTGCCGGGGGCCGTCTTCCTCAACGAGGAGTTCCTGAGGGCGGCAAAACGAGGACTGTGTGGCCAGTTCATGTGTCTCAAGGCGGTCGAGCCGTACTACCAGCGGGCCGGGGTCCGTAATGATACTCCGGTGCTGGTGTATACTGGCAAGGGGGCCGTGAAGGGCTGGGGAGACGGGCTGGAGCAGACCATGATGGCCTATGGCCTCACGAGGTATGGCCACGACCACGTCTATATCCTAGACGGTGGGATGGATAAGTGGAAAACAGAAGGCCGGCCGCTCTCCCAGGAGTTCCCCAAGCGGGAAACGGGCAACTTCAAGGGAGAGACCAGGGACTATTTCATTCCCTACAAGGATTTCGTGGAGACCAAGGACCGCGACGATGTAATCCTGCTGGATGCCCGCCCCTCGGCAGTGTACGAGGGCAAGGGGCCGTGGAGAAAGGGCGGGCACATCCCCGGAGCGGTAAACCTTCCTTGGGCCAGCCTGATGTCCCCGGACAACACCCGCCTGCTGAAGTCCAAGGGGGAGATCGAGGATAGGGTGGAGCAAGTCGGGGCGACCAAGGACAAGATGGTCATCTGCTCCTGCGGGACGGGTCGGGAGGCGACCAACGAGTTCAACCTCTTCAAGTGGTACCTTGGATTTCCGCGGGTCAAGCTGCACGAGGGTGCCTTCACCGAGTGGACCTCGTATCCAGACAATGCAACGGTAATGGGCAAGAACCCCCGGTGA
- a CDS encoding MarR family transcriptional regulator: protein MEREERLNALAVDVFQTIPVLYRRILRPDASGMSPFSPPISVLVIVKKRGPVSMTAIAQELSYSKQNLTKIVDQLVQEGLVDRTPDPTDRRVLLIQLTDGGRELMAARRRAMKDRLKQDLSHLTDAELEELHDTFERVKEALPMLLPGKEEVVKGPETRRQGER, encoded by the coding sequence ATGGAACGTGAGGAACGTTTGAACGCCCTGGCGGTGGACGTCTTCCAGACGATACCTGTCCTTTATCGCAGAATCCTGAGGCCGGACGCTTCAGGGATGAGCCCCTTCTCTCCGCCCATCTCGGTTCTGGTGATTGTCAAGAAAAGAGGCCCCGTTTCGATGACCGCCATCGCACAGGAATTATCTTACTCCAAGCAGAACCTCACTAAAATAGTCGATCAGCTGGTGCAGGAAGGTCTCGTGGACAGAACACCTGACCCCACGGACCGCCGGGTGCTCTTGATTCAGCTGACCGATGGTGGCAGGGAGCTCATGGCCGCCCGCCGCAGGGCGATGAAGGATCGACTCAAGCAAGATCTATCTCACCTGACCGATGCTGAGTTGGAGGAGCTCCACGATACATTCGAGAGGGTCAAGGAGGCCCTTCCGATGCTGTTGCCGGGGAAGGAAGAGGTAGTGAAGGGGCCTGAAACCAGGAGGCAAGGGGAACGCTGA
- a CDS encoding SemiSWEET transporter, whose amino-acid sequence MQDWLFVGLVAGLLTTIGFVPQIVKSLRTRRMDEVSFLMPLLLSAGMLLWLIYGLIKGDPAIILWNAIALALNTGLVGLKVHYSRSGTRNA is encoded by the coding sequence GTGCAGGACTGGCTCTTTGTGGGTCTTGTGGCGGGACTGCTGACCACTATAGGGTTCGTTCCCCAGATCGTCAAGAGTCTGCGCACGAGAAGGATGGATGAGGTCTCGTTCCTCATGCCTCTCCTCCTGAGCGCGGGTATGCTTCTATGGCTCATCTACGGCTTGATCAAAGGAGATCCTGCCATCATCCTGTGGAATGCCATCGCCCTCGCCTTGAACACTGGCCTGGTCGGCCTCAAGGTCCATTATTCCAGGAGCGGCACGAGGAATGCCTGA
- a CDS encoding PKD domain-containing protein, which translates to MALLLPGLVLLSNIPTSSAAAPDSINSIGRVTVSGPDILVDGKKPSHQFYGVVDTTALAFAIEAYIDGKTNVAGWTSVFNAPDTGNHIPVSPHDSADAFWNQYFAQMKYYGVNLVRIGAGDTWGTEHQYDAWKNHQEEYFDLLHTMAYYAQANGVWLCFVLAGAQEYPTYDYYGSGSVFDPSSTAFANYIDYCKSNMVELEKENSIAMYDVFNEPDHNNVNSYYWHGDKVRFNTWENAVADATADVSSHPRTMGVAGFGNLFGMTQEDFNLSTGDTGFEILHRHYYGSNSDTANFALPEEWARAVDKPLLWGELANNGVYPLVRYTFGEKAIWSAGGQAITSMVLTGTSGYPYSSGVSSASVAEKPTNWKGDYAGSDSSVASSLQLDFTSSPSKKDKVGSLYEYNITTNAKGTIKMATDADFLIYDEDDSVVKGIAGEAGNYTVALTMDVNGQTVQQSYTLQIASDPEKGTAKITPVEVSSNAYDFAYTAELSDGNVSSVRWDFGDGTSSTELSPNHTFGDGQHLITLTLTSEKGTVLNTTYGLDINDNTTAPGAAPGQSIAGAVGYGTTNSVLMIVGLICASMIGLVGYYTMNRRGVYSRRHAEGLRLPDPRMVKDFVVTTLRLLKGMNYPDRKLIKELCLYLFNMVKARGFELVVSVKAQAFDAFKHVKETVAKHHWIRKK; encoded by the coding sequence ATGGCTTTGCTATTGCCGGGATTGGTGCTGTTGTCCAACATTCCGACCTCTTCGGCCGCTGCTCCCGACAGCATAAACAGCATAGGGAGGGTGACCGTATCCGGCCCTGACATCCTTGTGGACGGCAAGAAGCCGAGCCACCAGTTCTACGGCGTGGTCGATACCACGGCCTTGGCATTCGCAATCGAGGCGTACATTGACGGCAAGACCAATGTTGCCGGATGGACGTCGGTGTTCAACGCGCCGGATACCGGGAACCATATCCCGGTCTCCCCGCATGACTCTGCGGACGCCTTCTGGAACCAGTACTTTGCCCAGATGAAGTACTACGGTGTCAACCTCGTGCGCATTGGCGCCGGGGATACCTGGGGAACCGAGCACCAGTATGATGCCTGGAAGAACCACCAGGAAGAGTACTTCGACCTACTCCACACCATGGCTTACTATGCTCAGGCCAACGGGGTTTGGTTGTGCTTCGTCCTAGCCGGTGCTCAGGAATATCCTACCTACGACTACTATGGATCGGGCAGCGTGTTCGACCCTTCATCCACCGCCTTCGCCAACTACATCGACTACTGTAAGTCGAATATGGTGGAGCTGGAGAAGGAGAACTCGATCGCGATGTACGATGTGTTCAATGAGCCTGACCACAACAACGTCAACAGCTACTATTGGCACGGTGACAAGGTGAGGTTCAACACCTGGGAGAACGCTGTGGCCGACGCCACCGCCGATGTCAGCTCCCACCCCCGCACCATGGGTGTGGCGGGCTTCGGGAACCTGTTCGGCATGACCCAGGAGGACTTCAATCTCTCCACCGGGGACACTGGCTTCGAGATCCTGCACCGGCACTACTATGGCTCGAACTCCGATACCGCCAACTTCGCTCTTCCCGAGGAGTGGGCAAGGGCGGTGGACAAACCGCTGCTATGGGGCGAGCTCGCCAATAACGGCGTGTATCCCTTGGTCCGGTACACCTTCGGGGAGAAGGCCATCTGGTCCGCCGGGGGCCAGGCCATCACCTCGATGGTGCTGACTGGTACCTCCGGGTACCCATACAGCAGCGGCGTGTCAAGCGCATCCGTCGCCGAGAAACCGACTAACTGGAAGGGAGATTACGCCGGGAGCGACTCCTCGGTCGCCTCTTCCCTCCAATTGGACTTCACCTCATCCCCCTCTAAAAAGGATAAGGTCGGTTCGCTCTACGAGTACAACATCACCACCAATGCTAAGGGCACCATCAAGATGGCAACCGACGCTGACTTCCTGATATATGATGAGGACGACTCGGTCGTCAAAGGTATAGCAGGAGAGGCCGGCAACTATACCGTTGCCCTGACCATGGATGTCAACGGTCAGACGGTGCAGCAGAGCTACACCCTTCAGATCGCAAGCGATCCCGAGAAGGGCACCGCGAAGATAACGCCCGTGGAGGTCAGTTCCAACGCTTACGACTTCGCCTACACTGCCGAGCTGTCCGATGGCAACGTATCCTCGGTGCGGTGGGACTTCGGCGACGGTACGTCCTCGACGGAATTGTCTCCGAACCATACCTTCGGTGATGGTCAGCATCTGATCACCCTTACTCTGACCAGTGAGAAGGGAACTGTGCTGAACACCACCTATGGCCTGGACATCAACGACAACACAACAGCACCGGGCGCTGCCCCCGGACAGTCCATAGCCGGCGCCGTGGGTTATGGTACGACCAACTCGGTCCTGATGATCGTGGGCTTGATATGTGCCTCGATGATTGGCCTCGTTGGCTACTATACCATGAACCGCAGGGGTGTGTACTCCCGGCGTCACGCCGAAGGATTAAGGTTGCCCGACCCCCGGATGGTGAAGGACTTCGTCGTCACCACCCTGAGACTGCTGAAGGGGATGAACTACCCTGACCGCAAGCTCATCAAGGAGCTCTGCCTCTACCTGTTCAATATGGTAAAGGCTAGGGGCTTCGAGCTGGTGGTCTCGGTGAAAGCCCAGGCCTTTGACGCATTCAAGCATGTGAAGGAAACGGTGGCCAAGCATCACTGGATCCGCAAGAAGTAA
- a CDS encoding ATP-binding cassette domain-containing protein, with product MGPGPEAVKVEGLTRRFGKFTAVESLDLTVHEGEVFGLLGPNGAGKTTTIKMLTTLLPLTSGRAFIEGIDIARRPSSVRRVIGYVPQMLSADASLTGLENLMIFGKLYDVPPDQLRSRAREAIERMGLSEFGDKLVRTYSGGMIRRLEIAQSTLHRPKVLFLDEPTIGLDPLARRAVWEMIAGLRQDYGTTIFLTTHLMDEADALCGRIGIMHKSKLEILGTPKELKDAAGADTLDDAFIHFTGRTIETGGNYRDIQRERQTARRLG from the coding sequence ATGGGCCCGGGACCGGAAGCCGTCAAGGTCGAGGGGTTGACTCGACGGTTCGGTAAGTTTACTGCGGTGGAATCGCTGGACCTTACTGTCCACGAAGGGGAGGTGTTCGGACTATTGGGACCGAACGGGGCGGGCAAGACGACGACCATCAAGATGCTCACTACCCTCCTTCCCCTGACCTCGGGGAGGGCGTTCATCGAAGGCATCGACATAGCCAGGAGACCCTCCTCGGTCAGAAGGGTGATCGGCTACGTCCCCCAGATGCTCTCTGCCGATGCCAGCCTGACCGGACTCGAGAACCTAATGATCTTCGGTAAGCTGTACGACGTCCCGCCGGACCAGCTTAGATCGAGAGCCCGGGAAGCCATCGAGAGGATGGGATTGTCCGAGTTCGGCGACAAGCTGGTGCGCACCTACTCCGGCGGCATGATTCGTCGCCTGGAGATAGCGCAGTCGACGCTACACCGGCCGAAGGTGCTCTTCCTTGACGAGCCGACCATCGGCCTAGACCCCTTAGCCCGGCGGGCGGTGTGGGAGATGATAGCCGGCCTGCGCCAGGACTATGGCACGACCATATTCCTAACCACGCACCTGATGGACGAGGCTGACGCCCTATGCGGTCGAATAGGCATTATGCACAAGAGCAAGCTGGAGATCCTGGGGACCCCTAAGGAGCTAAAGGATGCAGCCGGGGCTGATACCCTGGATGATGCCTTCATCCATTTCACCGGACGAACGATCGAAACCGGAGGTAACTACCGTGACATCCAACGCGAACGCCAGACCGCACGACGCCTCGGCTGA
- a CDS encoding class I SAM-dependent methyltransferase, which yields MSTGPVSEEQLVRQRAWLGDSWTWLLRTMILEDHSSGAGRPTALDVGCGPGLVMELLSPYLDVLGIDIDREMVGRAVGRGQRALVARAEELPFEDGEFDVVYCSFLLMWVADPVSVIREMARVSRDWIVCLAEPDHLGRISYPPGVTRVDESFVRTLEHQGADPGMGRRLQETFIRSRLRPVTGVHSSMWTIESTRVGAEEEWRSLISMAEDTGLEGARKAWDEALADGSLIQFNPVFFALARKAGRAINVH from the coding sequence GTGAGCACCGGACCGGTATCCGAGGAACAACTGGTCCGTCAAAGGGCCTGGCTGGGCGATTCATGGACCTGGCTCCTGCGGACGATGATCCTGGAGGACCATTCCTCTGGAGCGGGCCGGCCGACCGCGCTAGACGTCGGCTGCGGTCCCGGCCTGGTGATGGAACTGCTGTCCCCCTACCTTGACGTGCTAGGCATCGATATCGACCGGGAGATGGTCGGCAGGGCCGTGGGCCGGGGGCAAAGGGCGCTGGTGGCGAGGGCCGAGGAGCTGCCGTTCGAAGATGGGGAGTTCGATGTCGTTTACTGCTCCTTCCTTCTCATGTGGGTCGCCGACCCGGTGAGTGTGATCAGAGAGATGGCTAGGGTTTCCAGAGATTGGATCGTCTGTCTCGCCGAGCCGGACCACCTGGGCCGCATCTCCTATCCTCCCGGCGTGACAAGGGTGGACGAATCGTTCGTCCGCACATTGGAGCATCAGGGAGCTGATCCGGGGATGGGACGCCGGCTACAGGAGACCTTCATCCGCAGCAGGCTGCGACCGGTGACTGGCGTCCATTCCAGCATGTGGACGATAGAAAGCACGAGGGTTGGAGCGGAAGAGGAGTGGCGGTCTCTCATCTCGATGGCCGAGGATACCGGCCTGGAAGGTGCCAGGAAGGCATGGGACGAGGCCTTGGCTGACGGTTCGTTGATACAGTTCAACCCAGTGTTCTTCGCCCTCGCCAGGAAGGCCGGTCGGGCGATCAATGTACATTGA
- a CDS encoding polysaccharide biosynthesis C-terminal domain-containing protein, whose translation MAKNSLAMGMVQFVSQVSTLILAMVLNIKLGKAYADYTAAFSLVTVLFLIADLGLGTKMVIDVARNREIASKKLTSILFIRGTLGFTAVVMTLAFVVFSKPPSEAAFAYIIVALSTALGWMAQTFTSMFTAFEKMYYVFMTYLVERMFTVPVSIALVYLGYGLETVVLVLLIGNILYVALSYVVCTRLIVQPSRELNLKDVKNDLKGCAPFAINVALVSTLYSINAFLLLSIVWGMADYDAGAAASNTYTIAFGLVAALIAVPTVFRTALLPVITRLFGSSKEMTKLAQQKIMKYMYSLGLPMTLGGMVLADEIINLLFPGHPESAVVLQILLPVLAISYFGTGQGSLLAAADLMHLSTISSVAGAVTNLAICFLAIPIWGPSGAALAFTAATLVTNVISHYYMSRRVVHLRVTDIILKPTMAGAGMTLVLLIIPGNNLFLSIVVGMVAYFGLLYLLKAIDQDDIDIFRKALKKGA comes from the coding sequence GTGGCCAAGAACTCATTGGCTATGGGAATGGTCCAGTTCGTTAGCCAGGTCAGCACGCTCATCCTAGCGATGGTTTTGAACATAAAACTGGGCAAAGCCTATGCGGACTACACTGCGGCATTCTCCCTGGTAACGGTCCTGTTCCTGATTGCCGACCTCGGTCTGGGAACTAAGATGGTGATCGATGTGGCCAGGAACCGGGAGATCGCCAGCAAGAAGTTGACCTCCATCCTGTTCATCCGCGGTACGTTAGGATTCACGGCCGTGGTCATGACCCTAGCTTTCGTCGTGTTCTCGAAGCCACCATCCGAGGCGGCCTTCGCGTATATCATCGTCGCTCTGTCCACTGCCCTAGGCTGGATGGCTCAGACTTTCACATCGATGTTCACCGCGTTCGAGAAGATGTACTATGTTTTCATGACCTATCTGGTGGAGCGTATGTTCACCGTCCCTGTGTCCATAGCCCTTGTCTACCTTGGCTATGGTTTAGAGACAGTGGTCTTGGTATTGCTCATCGGCAACATCCTGTACGTCGCCCTCTCCTACGTCGTCTGTACTCGCCTCATCGTCCAGCCGTCCCGGGAGTTGAACCTTAAGGATGTAAAAAATGATCTCAAGGGCTGCGCTCCCTTTGCCATCAACGTCGCCTTGGTCAGCACCCTCTACTCGATCAACGCGTTCCTATTATTGTCGATAGTGTGGGGGATGGCGGACTACGATGCCGGCGCAGCGGCCAGCAATACCTATACCATCGCCTTTGGGCTGGTCGCCGCTCTGATTGCCGTACCCACGGTGTTCAGGACTGCACTCCTACCTGTCATCACCAGGCTCTTCGGCTCCTCCAAGGAGATGACCAAGCTCGCTCAGCAGAAGATCATGAAGTACATGTACAGTCTGGGTCTTCCCATGACGCTAGGCGGAATGGTCCTGGCCGATGAGATAATCAACCTGCTTTTCCCGGGTCACCCTGAGTCCGCCGTCGTTCTCCAGATCCTCCTCCCGGTGCTCGCAATATCATACTTCGGCACGGGACAGGGAAGCCTTTTGGCGGCGGCCGACCTGATGCATCTGAGCACAATTTCATCAGTGGCTGGCGCTGTAACAAATCTAGCCATCTGTTTCCTTGCTATCCCCATCTGGGGCCCGTCCGGAGCAGCCCTGGCGTTCACCGCCGCCACCCTCGTGACCAATGTCATTAGCCACTATTACATGAGCAGGCGGGTGGTCCACCTAAGGGTGACCGATATAATCCTCAAGCCGACCATGGCTGGAGCAGGGATGACTCTAGTGTTGCTTATCATTCCCGGCAACAACCTTTTCCTCTCGATCGTCGTCGGCATGGTCGCCTACTTCGGGCTACTCTATCTGCTCAAGGCAATCGACCAGGATGACATCGATATCTTCCGAAAAGCGCTGAAGAAGGGAGCATGA
- a CDS encoding 4Fe-4S dicluster domain-containing protein — MAVRKIIQIDESKCDGCGRCVEACAEGAVEIREGKAKVVRDLFCDGFGACLGECPRGALSIVEREAEPFDEEAAKMHVATTRKASECVCPSAIPMVMKPAAGPITPAGEGSELTNWPIQMRLVSPDAPYFKDARLLLAGDCTAFAFASMHPSFIRDRTTVIGCPKLDDNGEFIEKLAAILSSNAIKDVTVIHMEVPCCGQMNRLVNEARKRAGSKVPVASYTISRTGVLMKDEA; from the coding sequence ATGGCGGTTCGCAAGATCATCCAGATCGACGAATCCAAATGCGACGGTTGCGGCCGGTGCGTGGAGGCCTGCGCAGAGGGGGCAGTGGAGATCCGTGAGGGCAAGGCAAAGGTGGTCAGAGATCTCTTCTGCGATGGTTTCGGTGCCTGTCTGGGTGAGTGCCCTCGAGGCGCCCTGAGTATCGTGGAGCGAGAGGCCGAACCTTTCGACGAGGAGGCCGCCAAGATGCATGTTGCGACGACGAGGAAGGCCTCGGAATGCGTCTGTCCCTCCGCGATTCCTATGGTCATGAAGCCTGCGGCCGGGCCGATCACTCCGGCCGGAGAGGGATCGGAGCTCACCAACTGGCCAATCCAGATGAGGCTTGTATCCCCCGATGCACCGTACTTCAAGGATGCCCGCCTGCTGTTGGCCGGGGACTGCACAGCTTTCGCCTTCGCGTCCATGCACCCCAGCTTCATACGGGACCGCACCACAGTCATCGGCTGCCCCAAGCTTGACGACAATGGAGAGTTCATCGAAAAACTGGCGGCGATCCTGTCGTCGAACGCCATCAAAGATGTCACGGTCATTCATATGGAGGTCCCCTGCTGTGGACAAATGAACCGGCTCGTGAACGAAGCCCGCAAACGGGCGGGGAGTAAGGTGCCTGTGGCCTCTTATACCATCAGCAGGACTGGCGTCCTAATGAAGGACGAGGCCTGA